One window from the genome of Candidatus Caccoplasma merdavium encodes:
- a CDS encoding DUF4254 domain-containing protein — MTFSEKSNHIFWNATQDYHKHDDVDAPMINPFSENTIEYDLYHKNWIDAVQWHLEDIVRDPEIDPVKALAIKRRIDKSNQDRTDLVERIDSYFLGKYADVKPLPDAVINTESPAWAIDRLSILALKIYHMQQEVERRDASPDHIERCRAKLGVLLEQRTDLSSAIDQLLDDIEQGRRYMKVYRQMKMYNDPSLNPVLYNQK; from the coding sequence ATGACATTCAGCGAGAAGAGCAATCACATCTTTTGGAACGCTACACAAGACTATCATAAGCACGATGATGTCGATGCCCCGATGATCAACCCTTTTTCCGAGAACACCATCGAATATGACCTTTACCACAAGAATTGGATTGATGCCGTACAATGGCATCTCGAAGATATTGTGCGCGACCCCGAAATCGACCCCGTGAAGGCGTTGGCCATCAAACGCCGCATCGACAAGTCGAACCAGGACCGCACCGACCTGGTGGAACGCATCGACAGCTATTTCCTCGGGAAATATGCCGACGTGAAACCCTTGCCCGATGCGGTGATCAACACCGAGAGCCCGGCTTGGGCCATCGACCGCCTGTCGATACTGGCGTTGAAAATCTACCACATGCAGCAGGAGGTGGAGCGTCGCGATGCTTCGCCCGACCACATCGAGCGTTGCCGGGCCAAACTGGGGGTTCTTCTCGAACAGCGCACCGACCTCTCGTCGGCCATCGACCAGTTGCTGGACGACATCGAGCAGGGTCGCCGTTATATGAAGGTCTACCGCCAGATGAAAATGTACAATGACCCGTCGTTGAATCCGGTCTTGTATAATCAGAAATAA
- the rnc gene encoding ribonuclease III, with protein MSRHKEPYSSFYRLLGFYPRRIGLYQQALTHRSATVADENGRKINNERLEFLGDAVFTLVTADILYHAFPENREGFLSNARSRIIRRENLNRIAEEMGLDKLVQTDIQYTSHNNYIYGNAFEALIGAIYLDQGFKFCRRFIAERIFARHIDLKQVTQTDINFKSKLVEWGQRHRVEVDWKLESSSFDENNNPLFTVRAIAGHVEGNPATGYSKKEAQQKASQQILKQLHQDKDFLRAILYQGTPQKAATDENGKEK; from the coding sequence ATGTCACGACATAAGGAGCCTTATTCGTCTTTCTACCGCCTGCTGGGTTTCTATCCCCGCCGCATCGGGCTCTACCAGCAGGCACTCACCCACCGCTCGGCCACCGTGGCCGACGAAAACGGCCGCAAAATCAACAACGAGCGGCTCGAATTCCTGGGCGATGCCGTCTTCACGCTCGTCACGGCCGACATCTTGTACCACGCCTTCCCCGAGAACCGCGAAGGATTCCTCTCCAATGCCCGTTCCCGCATCATCCGCCGGGAAAACCTCAACCGCATCGCCGAAGAAATGGGGCTCGACAAGTTGGTGCAGACCGACATACAGTACACCTCACACAACAACTACATCTACGGCAATGCCTTTGAGGCCCTCATCGGAGCCATCTACCTCGACCAAGGCTTCAAATTCTGCCGCCGATTCATCGCCGAACGCATCTTCGCCCGCCACATCGACCTCAAACAGGTCACCCAGACCGACATCAATTTCAAATCGAAACTCGTCGAGTGGGGACAGCGTCACCGCGTCGAGGTCGACTGGAAACTCGAAAGTTCCTCTTTCGACGAAAACAACAACCCCCTCTTCACCGTGCGGGCCATTGCGGGACACGTCGAAGGAAATCCGGCCACGGGATATTCCAAGAAAGAAGCCCAACAGAAAGCCTCACAACAGATTCTGAAACAGTTGCACCAAGACAAAGACTTCTTGCGGGCCATTCTCTACCAGGGCACGCCACAGAAAGCGGCGACCGACGAAAACGGGAAAGAGAAGTAA
- a CDS encoding WbqC family protein — MSVVYLSTAYLAPVAYYRALCRYDRAVVEAWSHYVKQSYRNRCTIMSAGGELSLSIPVERTRPGKPFTRDMRISTHDNWQHIHWNAIASAYGSSPFFEYYRDDLFPFYEKSQAGRFLLDYNRELQETVCRLLGISPDVSYSDSYLSPGDDADDLRDAINPKRPPVEALLPRPYYQVFSMKWGFSPNLSIIDLLFNMGNESLLVLYDR; from the coding sequence ATGTCTGTCGTTTATCTTTCCACGGCCTATTTGGCTCCTGTCGCCTATTATCGGGCCTTGTGCCGCTACGATAGGGCGGTGGTCGAGGCGTGGAGCCATTATGTGAAGCAGTCCTACCGCAACCGTTGCACCATCATGTCGGCAGGTGGGGAGTTGTCGCTCTCCATTCCGGTGGAGCGTACGCGTCCCGGCAAGCCTTTTACCCGGGACATGCGCATCTCGACGCATGATAACTGGCAGCATATCCATTGGAATGCCATCGCATCGGCCTATGGTTCGTCGCCATTTTTCGAGTATTATCGCGACGACCTTTTCCCCTTTTACGAGAAGTCGCAGGCGGGGCGTTTCCTGCTCGATTACAATCGCGAACTGCAAGAGACGGTGTGCCGCCTGCTGGGTATTTCGCCCGACGTCTCATACAGCGACTCATATCTCTCGCCGGGTGACGATGCCGACGATTTGCGCGATGCCATCAACCCGAAACGCCCTCCCGTCGAAGCGCTCCTGCCGCGTCCGTATTATCAGGTTTTTTCGATGAAATGGGGCTTTTCGCCCAATCTTTCGATTATCGATTTGTTGTTTAACATGGGGAACGAGTCGCTTCTTGTGCTCTATGACCGCTGA
- a CDS encoding acyl carrier protein: MSEIASRVKAIIVDKLGVEESEVTNEASFTNDLGADSLDTVELIMEFEKEFDVTIPDDQAEKITTVGDAVSYIEANAK; encoded by the coding sequence ATGTCTGAAATTGCATCAAGAGTTAAAGCTATCATCGTCGACAAACTGGGTGTCGAAGAATCTGAAGTAACCAACGAAGCCAGCTTCACCAACGACCTGGGTGCCGATTCTCTCGACACGGTTGAGTTGATTATGGAATTCGAAAAAGAATTCGATGTTACCATTCCCGACGATCAAGCTGAAAAAATCACGACCGTAGGCGACGCTGTATCTTACATCGAAGCTAACGCAAAGTAA
- the dapB gene encoding 4-hydroxy-tetrahydrodipicolinate reductase: MKLALIGYGKMGHAIEQIARSRGHEIVSIIDVNNPEEFESEAFRSADVAIEFTAPSVALGNYRKAFAAGVPVVSGTTGWLEHLPEVQEACRNGQTFFYASNFSLGVNIFFALNKYLARIMNQFPAYEVKMEETHHIHKLDAPSGTAITLAEDIIACLDRKTAWVEGREPAEGEIGIKAIRRDEVPGIHTICYESDVDTITITHDAKSRMGFALGAVVAAEFTCGKKGFLTMQDMLKF, encoded by the coding sequence ATGAAACTTGCACTGATAGGATATGGAAAGATGGGACACGCCATCGAGCAGATAGCCCGCAGCCGCGGACATGAAATCGTGTCGATTATCGATGTGAACAACCCCGAGGAGTTTGAGTCGGAGGCTTTCCGCAGCGCCGATGTGGCCATCGAGTTTACGGCTCCGTCGGTGGCGCTCGGCAACTACCGCAAGGCTTTTGCCGCCGGTGTGCCGGTCGTGTCGGGCACGACGGGCTGGCTCGAACATCTGCCCGAGGTGCAGGAGGCCTGCCGCAACGGGCAGACATTTTTCTATGCCTCCAATTTCAGCCTCGGCGTGAACATCTTTTTTGCCCTCAACAAGTATTTGGCCCGTATCATGAACCAGTTCCCGGCCTATGAGGTGAAGATGGAAGAGACGCACCACATACACAAGCTCGATGCTCCCAGCGGTACCGCCATCACGTTGGCCGAAGACATCATCGCCTGCCTCGACCGCAAGACGGCGTGGGTCGAAGGGCGCGAACCGGCCGAGGGTGAAATCGGCATCAAGGCCATACGCCGCGACGAGGTGCCCGGCATTCACACCATCTGCTACGAGAGCGATGTCGACACCATCACCATCACCCACGATGCCAAGAGCCGCATGGGCTTTGCCCTCGGTGCTGTCGTGGCTGCCGAGTTTACTTGCGGCAAAAAAGGTTTCCTCACCATGCAGGATATGCTCAAATTCTAA
- the lepB gene encoding signal peptidase I has product MQAVKKTRWIRFGVAAVLFILFAVWLDNYYILPLLIVMADIYLTHYVPWTFWKRSKNKTVLRVMEWVDAIVYALVAVYLINIFLFQNYKIPTSSLEKSLLVGDYLFVSKVSYGPRVPNTPLSFPLVQNTFPILNIKSYVEWPSWPYHRLAGLGEVKRGDIVVFNFPAGDTVAVRVPNPDYYTLVHYVGREALKHNKEQFGEIVYRPVDRRENYVKRCIGMPGDTFEIRDNQVYVDGRAIENPRNIQFNYFVMLQPGYRFVEKQFRELGVSADDRRLVSADRGWYNDLQALGFYPDSDGTFPTIYHMPLTPEALARVKKYPYVSKIVQEPGVYGGEAYPLGYGKGWTRADFGPLWIPRRGDTIRLTAENYPLYERAIRDHEGNRLERRDGRIFINGEETDTYCFKMDYYMMLGDNRDNSADSRFWGLVPEDHIVGKPLFVWLSIDKDRSWFDGHIRWNRLFRPVSSL; this is encoded by the coding sequence TTGCAGGCCGTGAAGAAGACCCGCTGGATACGTTTTGGCGTGGCGGCCGTCCTTTTTATCCTTTTTGCGGTGTGGCTCGACAATTACTATATTTTGCCGTTGCTCATCGTCATGGCCGACATCTATCTTACCCATTATGTGCCTTGGACGTTCTGGAAGCGGTCGAAAAACAAGACCGTGTTGCGTGTCATGGAGTGGGTCGATGCCATCGTGTATGCCTTGGTGGCAGTCTATCTTATCAATATTTTCCTTTTCCAGAATTATAAGATACCCACCTCTTCGCTCGAAAAATCGTTGCTCGTGGGCGATTACCTTTTTGTGAGCAAAGTTAGCTACGGGCCGCGCGTGCCCAACACGCCGCTCTCGTTCCCGCTCGTGCAGAACACCTTCCCGATACTCAACATCAAGTCCTATGTCGAGTGGCCGTCGTGGCCCTATCACCGGTTGGCCGGCCTTGGCGAGGTGAAACGGGGCGACATCGTCGTCTTTAATTTCCCGGCGGGCGACACGGTGGCCGTGCGGGTGCCCAATCCCGACTATTACACGCTGGTCCATTATGTGGGACGGGAGGCGTTGAAACACAACAAGGAGCAGTTTGGGGAGATTGTCTATCGACCCGTCGACCGGCGCGAGAACTATGTGAAGCGTTGCATCGGCATGCCGGGCGACACGTTCGAGATACGCGACAATCAGGTCTATGTCGATGGCCGAGCCATCGAGAATCCCCGCAACATACAGTTCAATTACTTTGTGATGCTGCAACCCGGCTACCGTTTTGTCGAGAAGCAGTTCAGGGAGTTGGGCGTGAGTGCCGATGACCGCCGTTTGGTATCGGCCGATCGCGGCTGGTATAACGATTTGCAGGCATTGGGCTTTTATCCCGATTCCGACGGTACGTTTCCCACCATTTATCACATGCCGCTTACGCCCGAAGCCCTGGCGCGGGTGAAGAAATATCCCTATGTGTCGAAGATTGTGCAGGAGCCGGGTGTCTATGGTGGAGAGGCTTATCCGCTGGGGTATGGCAAGGGGTGGACGCGAGCCGATTTCGGCCCGCTGTGGATTCCCCGTCGCGGCGATACCATACGGCTGACGGCAGAGAATTATCCGCTCTATGAACGGGCAATCCGAGACCACGAGGGCAATCGTCTCGAACGGCGTGACGGCCGCATCTTCATCAACGGAGAGGAGACCGATACCTATTGCTTCAAGATGGACTATTACATGATGTTGGGTGATAATCGCGACAACTCGGCCGACAGCCGTTTCTGGGGGCTTGTGCCCGAAGACCATATCGTGGGCAAGCCGCTCTTTGTGTGGTTGTCGATAGATAAAGACCGCAGCTGGTTCGACGGACATATTCGTTGGAACCGCCTCTTCCGTCCTGTTTCGTCGTTGTAG
- the pdxB gene encoding 4-phosphoerythronate dehydrogenase PdxB: protein MKGRKVIVIDDKIPFIRGILEPYADVRYLAPADIDRTAVHDADVLIVRTRTRCNADLLDGSRCRFIGTATIGYDHIDADYCRRQGIEWLNAPGCNAASVAQYITASLLRHAARRGIDLSSQSIGIVGVGHVGRQVETHCRRLGMQVLLNDPPRAEKEGNENFVALDEIADRCDYITFHTPLTREGNHPTYHLADSAFFAGLRRRPVIINAARGGVVDEQCLLDAYRNSTVSDMIIDCWEGEPHISAELLQKAFIATPHIAGYSADGKANATRAMVAAVATRLGVAIDLSAIVPPAPARPLITLTGEDDDTARAVWATYDPMTDSAALKSRPDTFEQLRGNYPLRREFGAYTLTPPALARRFENWGFATSPAQPSL from the coding sequence ATGAAAGGAAGAAAAGTCATCGTCATCGACGACAAAATACCATTTATCCGCGGCATCTTGGAGCCGTATGCCGATGTGCGCTACCTCGCACCGGCCGACATCGACCGCACGGCCGTGCATGATGCCGACGTGCTGATTGTCCGCACCCGCACCCGCTGCAACGCCGACCTGCTCGACGGGAGTCGCTGCCGCTTCATCGGCACAGCCACCATCGGCTACGACCACATCGATGCCGATTATTGCCGCCGCCAAGGTATCGAATGGCTCAACGCGCCGGGGTGCAACGCCGCCTCGGTCGCCCAGTACATCACCGCCTCGCTGCTGCGGCACGCCGCCCGAAGAGGCATCGACCTCTCGTCACAATCCATCGGCATCGTGGGCGTGGGCCATGTGGGCCGGCAGGTCGAGACCCACTGCCGGCGGCTGGGCATGCAGGTACTCCTCAACGACCCGCCCCGCGCCGAGAAAGAAGGCAACGAGAACTTCGTCGCCCTCGACGAGATAGCCGACCGGTGCGACTACATCACCTTCCACACCCCGCTCACCCGGGAAGGGAACCACCCCACCTACCACCTGGCCGACAGCGCGTTTTTCGCCGGATTGCGACGCCGCCCCGTCATCATCAACGCCGCCCGCGGCGGTGTCGTCGACGAACAGTGCCTGCTCGACGCTTACCGCAACAGCACCGTAAGCGACATGATCATCGACTGCTGGGAAGGGGAGCCGCACATCTCCGCCGAGCTGCTGCAAAAAGCCTTCATCGCCACTCCGCACATCGCCGGATATTCGGCCGACGGGAAAGCCAATGCCACCCGGGCCATGGTCGCCGCCGTCGCCACCCGACTCGGCGTGGCCATCGACCTGTCGGCCATCGTCCCCCCGGCACCGGCCCGCCCGCTCATCACATTGACGGGGGAAGACGACGACACCGCCCGTGCCGTGTGGGCGACATACGACCCGATGACCGACAGCGCCGCCTTGAAGAGTCGCCCCGACACCTTCGAACAGTTACGCGGCAACTACCCCCTGCGCCGGGAATTCGGCGCCTACACCCTCACCCCACCCGCCTTGGCACGGCGGTTCGAGAACTGGGGTTTTGCCACCTCACCCGCACAACCTTCACTGTAA
- the ruvB gene encoding Holliday junction branch migration DNA helicase RuvB — translation MEDFDIRKQRYDKEQEFEKALRPLAFEDFSGQEKIIENLRVFVSAAKMRGESLDHVLLHGPPGLGKTTLSNIIANELGVGFKITSGPVLDKPGDLAGILTSLEPNDVLFIDEIHRLSPVVEEYLYSAMEDFRIDIMIDKGPSARSIQLDLNPFTLVGATTRSGLLTSPLRARFGINCHLEYYDHEILSHIVQRSAAILKVPCTTEAAVEIAMRSRGTPRIANALLRRVRDFAQVKGSGRITIEIARVALEALNIDQYGLDEIDNKILMTIIDKFKGGPVGLTTIATALGEDPGTLEEVYEPYLIKEGFIKRTPRGREVTELAYTHLGRSRIDQGLLF, via the coding sequence ATGGAAGATTTTGATATAAGAAAACAACGCTACGATAAGGAGCAGGAGTTTGAGAAAGCCTTGCGCCCGTTGGCATTTGAAGATTTCAGCGGGCAGGAGAAGATTATCGAGAACTTGCGCGTCTTTGTCTCGGCGGCCAAGATGCGCGGCGAGTCGCTCGACCATGTGCTGTTGCACGGGCCTCCCGGGCTGGGAAAGACGACGCTCTCGAACATCATCGCCAACGAGCTGGGGGTGGGTTTCAAGATAACCTCGGGACCCGTGCTCGACAAGCCGGGCGACTTGGCCGGCATATTGACGTCGCTGGAACCCAACGACGTGCTGTTCATCGACGAGATACACCGGCTCAGTCCCGTGGTGGAGGAGTACCTCTACTCGGCCATGGAAGACTTCCGCATCGACATCATGATCGACAAGGGACCCAGCGCGCGGTCGATACAGCTCGACCTCAACCCCTTCACGCTGGTGGGCGCCACCACGCGCAGCGGCCTGCTCACCAGTCCGTTGCGGGCCCGCTTCGGCATCAACTGCCACTTGGAATACTACGACCACGAGATATTGAGCCACATCGTGCAGCGGTCGGCCGCCATATTGAAGGTGCCCTGCACGACCGAGGCGGCCGTGGAGATTGCCATGCGCAGCCGGGGTACGCCCCGCATCGCCAACGCCCTGTTGCGCCGCGTGCGCGACTTCGCGCAGGTCAAGGGCAGCGGGCGCATCACCATAGAGATTGCCCGTGTGGCGCTCGAAGCACTCAACATCGACCAATATGGCCTCGATGAAATCGATAATAAAATATTGATGACCATCATCGACAAGTTCAAAGGCGGCCCCGTGGGGCTTACCACCATCGCGACGGCTTTGGGCGAAGACCCCGGTACGCTCGAAGAGGTGTATGAGCCTTACCTCATCAAGGAGGGATTTATCAAACGCACGCCGCGGGGACGCGAGGTGACCGAGTTGGCCTATACCCATCTGGGGCGCAGCCGCATCGACCAAGGGTTGCTCTTCTGA
- a CDS encoding DUF2851 family protein, which yields MEKLLYYMWEQRLLSHVPALTTRGEAIEVVDPGRRNPNAGPDFFNAKVRIGDRLWAGNVEMHLRASDWTVHGHSADKAYDSVVLHVVTEADAKVFRSNGEAVPQWVVTIPQTLQDDYAFLTSQSESLPCRERIGELPPLFLTDWLTALALERLQQKSGRIDDLLAQHQGNWEEVCYITLARSMGFGVNSDAFERLARSLPLLFLQKHADSLLQVEAFLFGQAGLLDREKGAADPYASRLSREYDFLRDKFSLTPIDPTAWKFMRLRPANFPHQRIALLAQLIHRGFTLFARLLECEDEKAIQSLFDIHLEGYWDTHYSFGVESPPRIKTLGRGAVRLLIINCVAPLLYAYATRIGSEIFADRAMRLLESLPAEDNHIMRRVSAAGIVMESALDSQAALQLYTAYCEPHKCIYCRIGHRLLARREKK from the coding sequence ATGGAAAAACTCCTGTATTATATGTGGGAACAGCGACTGCTGAGCCATGTGCCGGCGCTGACCACCCGGGGCGAGGCCATCGAGGTCGTCGACCCGGGTCGGCGCAACCCGAATGCCGGGCCCGACTTCTTCAACGCCAAGGTGCGCATCGGCGACCGCTTGTGGGCGGGCAATGTAGAGATGCACCTGCGGGCGAGCGACTGGACGGTGCACGGACACTCGGCCGACAAAGCCTACGACTCGGTGGTGCTGCACGTCGTGACCGAAGCCGATGCCAAGGTGTTCCGCTCCAACGGCGAGGCGGTGCCGCAATGGGTCGTGACCATTCCCCAGACATTGCAGGACGACTATGCCTTCCTCACCTCGCAGAGCGAATCGCTACCCTGCCGCGAACGCATCGGTGAGCTCCCGCCCCTTTTTCTCACCGACTGGCTCACCGCCCTCGCACTCGAACGCCTGCAACAGAAGAGCGGCCGCATCGACGACCTGCTCGCACAGCACCAGGGCAACTGGGAAGAGGTGTGCTACATCACCCTGGCCCGGAGCATGGGCTTCGGGGTGAACAGCGATGCCTTCGAGCGGCTGGCACGCAGCCTGCCGCTGCTCTTCCTGCAAAAGCATGCCGACTCGCTGCTGCAAGTCGAGGCATTCCTCTTCGGACAGGCCGGTCTGCTCGACCGTGAAAAGGGAGCTGCCGACCCCTATGCCTCGCGTCTGAGCCGGGAGTATGACTTCCTGCGCGACAAATTCTCACTCACGCCCATCGACCCGACAGCCTGGAAATTCATGCGGCTGCGCCCGGCCAACTTTCCCCACCAGCGCATCGCCCTGCTGGCGCAACTCATACACCGGGGATTCACCCTCTTTGCCCGCCTGCTCGAATGCGAAGACGAGAAGGCCATACAATCGCTCTTCGACATTCACCTCGAAGGTTACTGGGACACGCACTACTCCTTCGGCGTGGAATCTCCGCCCCGCATCAAGACACTGGGACGGGGTGCCGTGCGACTGCTCATCATCAACTGTGTGGCTCCCCTGCTCTACGCCTACGCGACACGCATCGGGAGCGAAATCTTCGCCGACCGGGCCATGCGGTTGCTCGAAAGCCTGCCTGCCGAAGACAACCACATCATGCGCCGCGTGTCGGCAGCCGGTATCGTCATGGAGTCGGCGCTCGACAGCCAGGCAGCCCTGCAACTCTACACCGCCTACTGCGAACCGCACAAGTGCATCTATTGCCGCATAGGACACCGGCTGCTCGCCCGCCGGGAGAAAAAGTAA
- a CDS encoding glycosyltransferase family 9 protein translates to MKEQSADNNKPGGRHVAIFRFSALGDVAMTVPVVYEVCRACPDVRFTFYTKKAVASLFLYPPANLSVFPVDTHGRYRGLRGLWRLFREARGQGVDVVADLHNVLRTRILGLFFMMAGARRAVLDKGRSAKRRLTARKKPSPLHPLPTSFDRYKKVFSRLGFETPDTFVSVFDNDRLPLPLPAGIEPRRPGEHWVGVAPFAKHEGKIYPLDRSEELVARLSQRGDCRVFLMGGGGEEATRLHDWATRYPQVVSLAGQRLGFAVELSMMRRMSLVVSMDSANMHLASLAGTPVVSVWGQTHPFAGFLGWRQREENVMQLPDMPCRPCSIFGNKPCYRGDYACMHHLVVDKIYRRIEEILQQEKQ, encoded by the coding sequence ATGAAAGAACAGTCAGCAGACAACAATAAGCCGGGTGGCCGTCATGTGGCCATCTTCCGGTTTTCGGCTCTGGGTGATGTGGCCATGACGGTGCCGGTCGTGTATGAAGTGTGCCGGGCCTGTCCCGATGTGCGATTTACCTTTTATACCAAGAAGGCGGTGGCGTCGCTCTTCCTTTATCCGCCGGCCAATCTTTCTGTTTTCCCGGTCGACACGCACGGCCGTTATCGGGGCTTGCGCGGTCTTTGGCGCCTGTTCAGGGAGGCTCGTGGGCAGGGGGTCGATGTGGTGGCCGACCTGCACAATGTCTTGCGCACCCGCATTCTCGGCCTCTTTTTCATGATGGCGGGCGCCCGTCGTGCCGTGCTCGACAAGGGTCGCTCGGCCAAACGCCGGCTGACGGCGCGGAAAAAGCCTTCTCCCCTGCACCCGCTGCCTACCTCGTTCGACCGGTACAAGAAGGTGTTTTCCCGGTTGGGATTTGAGACGCCCGATACCTTTGTCTCGGTTTTCGACAACGACCGTCTGCCCCTGCCGTTGCCTGCCGGCATAGAGCCTCGACGCCCGGGAGAACACTGGGTGGGAGTGGCTCCGTTTGCCAAGCATGAGGGCAAGATATATCCGCTCGACCGCAGCGAGGAGCTGGTCGCACGCCTGTCACAACGTGGCGATTGCCGCGTCTTTCTCATGGGGGGCGGCGGTGAAGAGGCGACCCGGCTCCATGACTGGGCGACCCGCTATCCGCAAGTCGTTTCGTTGGCCGGGCAACGGTTGGGTTTTGCCGTGGAGCTCTCGATGATGCGCCGCATGTCGCTGGTCGTTTCGATGGACTCGGCCAATATGCACCTAGCTTCGCTGGCCGGGACGCCGGTCGTCTCGGTGTGGGGGCAGACTCACCCGTTTGCCGGCTTCCTGGGCTGGCGGCAGCGCGAGGAGAATGTCATGCAGTTGCCCGACATGCCTTGCCGCCCCTGTTCCATTTTTGGCAACAAACCCTGCTACCGGGGCGATTATGCCTGCATGCACCACCTCGTTGTCGATAAAATTTACCGCCGCATCGAGGAGATCCTACAACAGGAAAAACAATAG
- the fabF gene encoding beta-ketoacyl-ACP synthase II gives MELKRVVVTGLGAVTPLGIGVEETWNALINGVSGAGPITHFDASLFKTQFACEVKGFDPTKYLDKKEARKFDRYAQLAVASAKEAIEDSGVDLEKINKNRVGVIYTSGIGGIRTFEDEMRSYDAEKGPKFNPFFIPKMIADIAAGQISMIYGFHGPNFATVSACASSTNALIDAFNYVRLGMADMILSGGAEAPVSVAGVGGFNAMHALSTRNDDPEHASRPFSASRDGFVMGEGAACLVLEELEHALARGAKIYAEVIGGGLSADAYHLTATHPEGLGAKLVMENALADAHIKPEEVDYINVHGTSTPVGDISEAKAIKQVFGDHAYELNISSTKSMTGHLLGAAGATEAMICVKAIENDIVPPTINFTEGDEDPEIDYKLNFTFNKAQKRTINVALSNTFGFGGHNASLIVKKFSK, from the coding sequence ATGGAATTAAAAAGAGTCGTAGTAACAGGCCTCGGAGCAGTTACCCCATTGGGCATCGGCGTCGAAGAGACGTGGAATGCCCTTATAAATGGAGTAAGTGGTGCCGGGCCTATTACTCATTTTGATGCGTCACTCTTCAAGACGCAATTTGCCTGTGAAGTCAAAGGGTTCGATCCCACCAAATACCTCGACAAAAAAGAGGCTCGCAAATTCGACCGTTATGCTCAACTGGCCGTAGCCTCGGCCAAGGAAGCCATCGAAGACTCGGGCGTCGACTTGGAGAAAATAAACAAAAACCGGGTTGGCGTCATCTACACGTCGGGCATCGGAGGTATCCGCACTTTCGAAGACGAAATGCGCAGTTACGACGCCGAGAAAGGGCCGAAATTCAATCCGTTCTTCATTCCCAAGATGATTGCCGACATCGCTGCCGGCCAAATCTCGATGATTTACGGTTTCCACGGTCCCAACTTCGCCACCGTATCGGCTTGCGCCTCGTCGACCAACGCGCTCATCGATGCCTTCAACTATGTGCGTCTGGGTATGGCCGACATGATTCTCTCCGGAGGAGCCGAAGCCCCCGTTTCGGTAGCCGGTGTAGGCGGATTCAACGCCATGCACGCCCTCTCGACCCGCAACGATGACCCCGAACACGCCAGCCGTCCGTTCAGCGCCAGCCGCGACGGATTTGTCATGGGTGAAGGAGCCGCCTGCCTCGTGCTCGAAGAGCTCGAACACGCCTTGGCCCGCGGAGCCAAAATCTACGCCGAAGTCATTGGCGGCGGTCTCTCGGCCGACGCTTACCACCTCACCGCCACCCACCCCGAAGGACTGGGTGCCAAACTGGTGATGGAAAACGCCTTGGCCGACGCCCACATCAAACCCGAAGAGGTCGACTACATCAACGTGCACGGTACCTCGACTCCGGTAGGTGACATCTCCGAGGCAAAAGCCATCAAGCAAGTTTTCGGCGATCACGCCTACGAGCTCAACATCAGCTCCACCAAATCGATGACCGGACACCTCCTCGGTGCTGCCGGCGCCACCGAAGCGATGATATGCGTGAAAGCCATCGAGAACGACATCGTGCCCCCGACCATCAACTTCACCGAAGGCGATGAAGATCCTGAAATCGACTACAAACTCAACTTCACATTCAACAAAGCACAAAAGAGAACCATCAATGTAGCCCTCTCCAACACGTTTGGATTCGGTGGCCACAACGCCAGTCTCATTGTGAAAAAATTCTCGAAGTAA